The window TCTATATTTTACAAATGTAGTGCTGCCAGAATGGGGACCTGTTCATAATAttctatttgtattttattttaacatCAACAACAATATTTTATTTGGCAACAGTTAGCAGCTCATTACATGAGGGAGAAAAGATGTTGCTTGGAAATTGCTTTGTCTGCATCAGAAACCTCAAAAAGGATTGAGAGTAGCTCTGAATCTGTGATACAATCTGTTTTTGTGGGCCAATTTGCTAGGTTACTGGAGCAAGGGGAAGCATTTGCGATGCAAACGTAAGTCTTGTAAAGTGGTTGTCAGAATGGCTTCTGTCTCCTCCTATATCTACTAACACTGATACTTCTCATTTGCCATGCAGCCTTACTGATGCAGAGTACGTTCAGTATGCTCTTGCAGAGGGGAAGAGGTTTCAGGATTCTTATGAAATTATTGCTCTGCTTAAGAAGTCTTTTGAATCATATAGTAACCTTAATGCCCGAAGGATGGCCTCTTACTGCGGGAATCAGATGGCTAGAGAATACTTTACTCTTGGTGAATTTGGTAATGCAAAGAGCCTTTTTGATGGTGGTGTTAGTCTGTACAGGCAGGAGGGATGGATTACATTGCTTTGGGAAGTCTTGGGTTACTTGCGTGAGTGCTCAAGGAGGCTAGGTTCAGTGAAAGATTTCATCGAGTTCTCTCTTGAAATGGCTGCATTGCCTATATTATCTGGTGCTGAGTCCTCCAGTTGTAAAGGAGAATATGGGCCAGCTGGGCCACCTACGTTACTACGGAGAGAGATGATACACAAAGAAGTTTTTGGGCTTGTGAAGGGGGAACCCATTTCCACATCAAATGAAGGCAGTAATATCTTTGCCATAACAGAGGATGAACCCCTCCATCTTGAGATTGATCTCGTCAGCCCTTTAAGGGTAGTACTTCTTGCTTCAGTTGCTTTCCATGATCAGGCGGTTAAACCTGGTGCACCTGTCCCACTTACACTATCACTTTTATCTCAATTGCCCCATCCGGTTGAGATTGATCAGTTAGAAATCCAATTCAATCAGTCAGAATGCAATTTCACCATTGCCAGTGCTCCCGAAGAAACGGTGGTGGCAAGTTCTGTAGGGGAGAAGACAGGCATTCGCTTAGAGACTGCACCAAATCTAAGCCTGGTTACAAACAAGTGGCTACGGTTGACATTTGACATCATATCAGGTGGTTCTTTCTGTTCTGATATTTTACTAATATAGGCCAATCTTTACTGCACACATGGAATAAATGCCTGCATTCCCAATGAATGGATTCAATTAGGGAATCTTCTTCTCAATGAAAGAGGGGCAGGGTGGGGAAAGAATTGCAGAGGGAGAGATTGGATATTGGGTTCCTAGAtcggctttttttttttttttggctaacgatgggtatccaggccttcgacCTAGCTAGTCCCtcgaccccacaaccgcatggaccaggtcataccggagttgaatgagaaccattcaactttcaccgaaagtagtaaagagcactaaatacccgcatgtgagtggccccaaggaggtaagaggagttgaactcagaaccacacgcttccatAGGCgagggtcccttgccaactcggctatcCCTTGGGGTTGTTTCCTATATCGTCTGACTTGACTACAATTTTGATCTAGGTAGGCCTTATTACCCAACATGTTCTGGTCCTCCCTTCTTCTGCATTTACTCCTGTGTACAATACAATCCTTGTTTTATCTGTATGGTGATAGTACTGTTCGGATATATACCCTCAAATTATATTtgtatgattatatacttataGTACTGTTGCAAGCATACGTCCCATTTTCCCACATTTTATACCATTGTAAATATATGCCTACTGAATGATTCAGAACAAAGCGGGAAGCTTGAATGCCTATCAGTGATTGCAAAATTGGGACGCCACTTAACAATCTGTTGTCGAGCTGAGAGTCCTGCTTCAATGGATGATTTGCCACTTTGGAAGTTTGAGGATCTTGTTCAGACCTTTCCAACAAGGGATCCTGCTCTTGCATTCTCTGGGCAGAAGGTTGTTCAAGTTGAAGAGCCAGACCCACAAGTTGATCTTGTTCTAGGTGCTACTGGCCCTGCATTAGTTGGGGAACGCTTTTTGGTTCCTGTGACGGTGACCTCCAAGGGCCATCCCATCTATTCTGGTGAGTTGAAGATTAATCTGGTGGATGCAAGAGGAGGTGGCTTGGTTAGTCCAAGGGAAACCGAACCATTCTCTATGGACAGTCACCATGTCGAGCTCGTTGGCATCTCTGAACCAGATGGCGAAAATGAATCTGAAGCAGGTATGGATAATATCAAGAAGATCCAGCAGTCTTTTGGATTGTTGCCCATTCCTTTTATAAAACTGGGAGACTCCTGGTGTTGCAAACTAGAAATCAAATGGAACAGACCCAAACCTATCATGCTTTATGTTTCACTGGGTTACCTGCCAAATAGTGAAGCAGGTGCACAGAAATTTAATGTGCACAAAAGCATTCAAATTGAAGGGAAAACTGCTGTAGTGATGGACCATCGTTTTATGCTGCCATACAGGCGGCACCCGTTGTTGCTCTCAAAGATCAAGTTAGCACCTGATTCTGATCACTCACCGTCACTGGCTTTGAATGAAACCAGTTTTCTCATCGTCAGTGCTAAGAATTGCAGTGATGTTCCTTTGCGATTGATGTCCATGTCCATTGAAAAGGATGATGATGAGATTGGACGCTCATGCACAGTGCATCAGGGAGGTGATATTCCACTGGATGATGCATTTCTCGTGCCAGGGGAAGAGTTCAGACAAGTTTTTTCCATCATACCTGAGTTGAATTTTCCTAGACTTGCCTTGGGAGCAGTCTCTCTGAGATGGAGTAGGGAGTTTGGGCTTGAAGAGCAATCTCGTTCAAGCCTTACAGCTACTGGGGTTTTAACcagacacaagctccctgatgtAAATGTGGAGATGGTGCCTATAATTGTGAGCTTGGAATGCCCTCCCCAAGCCATCCTTGGATCTCCCTTCACATGCTATGT is drawn from Macadamia integrifolia cultivar HAES 741 chromosome 7, SCU_Mint_v3, whole genome shotgun sequence and contains these coding sequences:
- the LOC122084091 gene encoding trafficking protein particle complex subunit 11-like isoform X2, whose amino-acid sequence is MIALRKRAEVDSKYFLIFIQNDALQLTQSLDRLGSALAELANIYYRDEGRRIKTRIEKKNFNFIELNIRYCFKVAVYAEFRRDWVEALRFYEDAYRALREMVGTSTRLPAIQRLVEIKTVVELLHFKISTLLLHGGKVKEAVMWFQQHIASYKTLVGAPEVVFLHWDWMSQQYLVFAELLETSAATIPSNASLILGTSEKPLTEWEFQPAYYYELAAHYMREKRCCLEIALSASETSKRIESSSESVIQSVFVGQFARLLEQGEAFAMQTLTDAEYVQYALAEGKRFQDSYEIIALLKKSFESYSNLNARRMASYCGNQMAREYFTLGEFGNAKSLFDGGVSLYRQEGWITLLWEVLGYLRECSRRLGSVKDFIEFSLEMAALPILSGAESSSCKGEYGPAGPPTLLRREMIHKEVFGLVKGEPISTSNEGSNIFAITEDEPLHLEIDLVSPLRVVLLASVAFHDQAVKPGAPVPLTLSLLSQLPHPVEIDQLEIQFNQSECNFTIASAPEETVVASSVGEKTGIRLETAPNLSLVTNKWLRLTFDIISEQSGKLECLSVIAKLGRHLTICCRAESPASMDDLPLWKFEDLVQTFPTRDPALAFSGQKVVQVEEPDPQVDLVLGATGPALVGERFLVPVTVTSKGHPIYSGELKINLVDARGGGLVSPRETEPFSMDSHHVELVGISEPDGENESEAGMDNIKKIQQSFGLLPIPFIKLGDSWCCKLEIKWNRPKPIMLYVSLGYLPNSEAGAQKFNVHKSIQIEGKTAVVMDHRFMLPYRRHPLLLSKIKLAPDSDHSPSLALNETSFLIVSAKNCSDVPLRLMSMSIEKDDDEIGRSCTVHQGGDIPLDDAFLVPGEEFRQVFSIIPELNFPRLALGAVSLRWSREFGLEEQSRSSLTATGVLTRHKLPDVNVEMVPIIVSLECPPQAILGSPFTCYVRIKNQTELLQEVKYSLADSQSFVLSGFHNDTIFVLPKSEHIVGYKLVPLVSGLQQLPRFTVTSLRYSAELQPSLSACTIFVFPGKPQFMMDDVGSKLPEPIAT
- the LOC122084091 gene encoding trafficking protein particle complex subunit 11-like isoform X1 → MEDYAEEFRTPPVTLISLVGCPELHPTISTYLHSEQPPINTLALPDFSKISVLGKTLKETADSGQHSGILKRDWLLKHRTKVAAVVATLFSSDQVAGDPAQWLQVCTDLENLKLVVRGRNIKLIVVVVQSTDKDEVTEDRMIALRKRAEVDSKYFLIFIQNDALQLTQSLDRLGSALAELANIYYRDEGRRIKTRIEKKNFNFIELNIRYCFKVAVYAEFRRDWVEALRFYEDAYRALREMVGTSTRLPAIQRLVEIKTVVELLHFKISTLLLHGGKVKEAVMWFQQHIASYKTLVGAPEVVFLHWDWMSQQYLVFAELLETSAATIPSNASLILGTSEKPLTEWEFQPAYYYELAAHYMREKRCCLEIALSASETSKRIESSSESVIQSVFVGQFARLLEQGEAFAMQTLTDAEYVQYALAEGKRFQDSYEIIALLKKSFESYSNLNARRMASYCGNQMAREYFTLGEFGNAKSLFDGGVSLYRQEGWITLLWEVLGYLRECSRRLGSVKDFIEFSLEMAALPILSGAESSSCKGEYGPAGPPTLLRREMIHKEVFGLVKGEPISTSNEGSNIFAITEDEPLHLEIDLVSPLRVVLLASVAFHDQAVKPGAPVPLTLSLLSQLPHPVEIDQLEIQFNQSECNFTIASAPEETVVASSVGEKTGIRLETAPNLSLVTNKWLRLTFDIISEQSGKLECLSVIAKLGRHLTICCRAESPASMDDLPLWKFEDLVQTFPTRDPALAFSGQKVVQVEEPDPQVDLVLGATGPALVGERFLVPVTVTSKGHPIYSGELKINLVDARGGGLVSPRETEPFSMDSHHVELVGISEPDGENESEAGMDNIKKIQQSFGLLPIPFIKLGDSWCCKLEIKWNRPKPIMLYVSLGYLPNSEAGAQKFNVHKSIQIEGKTAVVMDHRFMLPYRRHPLLLSKIKLAPDSDHSPSLALNETSFLIVSAKNCSDVPLRLMSMSIEKDDDEIGRSCTVHQGGDIPLDDAFLVPGEEFRQVFSIIPELNFPRLALGAVSLRWSREFGLEEQSRSSLTATGVLTRHKLPDVNVEMVPIIVSLECPPQAILGSPFTCYVRIKNQTELLQEVKYSLADSQSFVLSGFHNDTIFVLPKSEHIVGYKLVPLVSGLQQLPRFTVTSLRYSAELQPSLSACTIFVFPGKPQFMMDDVGSKLPEPIAT